In Rhodopirellula halodulae, one DNA window encodes the following:
- a CDS encoding DUF5722 domain-containing protein, with protein MCSRRTRIQFAIAIGCLIAMSGLAQTVRAQSHAINLPVDSASRHHLTIQQDGGALVLDSTGNDPYIVFDIPATPVVDRHWMLAMEVFCPEGIQNMQLFIGQPFSEKRRLDLPYLHRAEGWTVYSCDLSEGELFLNDDGPTTLRLDFGRKEDVRFRIRKVTLRPENDREWKQRQQRAAHVQQLQQLDERIANYYHTDFPIRLTEVRHSPEHVVVSGKAVGEVATANLSLIARDLDEISALPATIDSKTHFRSVRLRSDGTFEVKFPAAPGSWLKRTGMRWQVVSISSALRDDGSRTCTPYSAVRYVDVLDQSEAKTLPPTPTLHAAKGVTCVSELNSEMIRELGLQHATVNILLNGLIELHPKPGYVPVTIRGKQVFVRQGAEQHLDKRVRMGREAGLVLAGILLIGNQTNRSARDSQRPTLQHPNADPAGVYTMPNLTDPDSANLYAITLDYLAERYSEGDLRIDHWIVHNEIDAGWQWTNMGETPHHVYLDHYFRSMRMVDIATRRINPHARTFISLTHYWNLPNPAHWRWYRSKEIMESLVKHGEVEGDFPWGMAHHPYPESLWESDTWNDNVKFDLDAKMFTLKNWSVLDEYMKSDRLRDAEGNVRPVLLSEQGFHAPEDDEQSLQQQVAAVLYTFQQLRQFDSVLAFDYHRSVDHSGEGGLLLGLRGLSSKEHPRGKPKPAWNAFRAIGTPQESELLSRYKDVWSSSSE; from the coding sequence ATGTGCTCTCGACGCACTCGCATTCAATTCGCGATTGCGATTGGTTGTTTGATCGCGATGAGCGGTCTGGCTCAAACGGTGAGGGCTCAATCCCATGCGATCAATCTCCCCGTCGACTCGGCGTCCCGTCATCACTTGACGATTCAGCAGGACGGTGGCGCGTTGGTTCTGGATTCAACCGGCAACGATCCTTATATCGTCTTTGACATCCCGGCCACTCCTGTCGTCGATCGTCATTGGATGCTGGCGATGGAAGTCTTCTGTCCAGAAGGCATTCAGAACATGCAACTCTTCATCGGCCAACCGTTCAGCGAGAAGCGACGATTGGACCTTCCGTATTTGCACCGCGCCGAAGGATGGACGGTCTACAGTTGTGATCTATCGGAAGGCGAATTATTTTTGAACGATGATGGACCGACCACATTGCGATTGGACTTTGGTCGCAAAGAGGATGTCCGGTTTCGTATTCGCAAGGTGACACTGCGTCCGGAGAATGACCGCGAATGGAAGCAACGTCAGCAGCGTGCCGCCCACGTGCAACAACTTCAGCAGTTGGACGAACGCATTGCGAATTACTATCACACCGATTTTCCGATCCGTTTGACCGAGGTTCGACACTCGCCCGAGCATGTGGTGGTTTCAGGAAAGGCTGTTGGCGAAGTTGCCACGGCGAATCTGAGTTTGATCGCTCGTGATTTGGACGAGATCTCGGCGTTGCCGGCAACCATTGACTCCAAAACGCATTTCCGATCGGTCCGACTGCGAAGTGATGGGACATTCGAGGTGAAGTTCCCCGCCGCACCCGGTTCCTGGTTGAAGCGAACCGGAATGCGTTGGCAAGTGGTTTCAATCAGCAGTGCACTTCGCGACGACGGCAGCCGCACCTGCACGCCGTATTCCGCGGTCCGCTATGTCGACGTCCTCGATCAAAGCGAAGCAAAGACACTGCCGCCAACGCCGACGCTGCATGCGGCGAAGGGAGTCACCTGCGTGTCGGAATTGAACTCGGAAATGATCCGTGAACTTGGGTTGCAGCACGCCACCGTCAATATTTTGCTGAACGGTTTAATCGAGTTGCATCCCAAACCGGGCTACGTTCCCGTCACCATTCGCGGCAAGCAGGTCTTTGTCCGCCAAGGTGCGGAACAGCACTTAGACAAGCGTGTCCGTATGGGACGCGAGGCCGGATTGGTGTTGGCAGGAATTTTGTTGATCGGGAATCAGACGAACAGGTCTGCACGTGACAGCCAGCGACCGACATTGCAGCATCCGAATGCGGATCCGGCCGGCGTCTATACGATGCCGAACTTGACCGATCCGGACTCCGCCAACTTGTACGCGATCACGTTGGATTATTTGGCTGAGCGATACAGCGAAGGTGATCTGCGAATCGACCACTGGATCGTTCACAACGAGATCGATGCGGGGTGGCAGTGGACCAACATGGGTGAAACACCGCACCACGTTTACTTGGACCACTACTTTCGCTCCATGCGGATGGTCGACATCGCGACACGTCGAATCAACCCTCACGCACGCACGTTCATCTCGTTGACTCACTACTGGAACCTGCCCAACCCGGCTCATTGGCGTTGGTACCGATCCAAAGAAATCATGGAATCGTTGGTCAAGCACGGCGAGGTCGAAGGTGACTTCCCATGGGGAATGGCTCACCATCCGTACCCGGAAAGCCTTTGGGAATCCGACACCTGGAACGACAACGTGAAGTTTGACTTGGACGCCAAAATGTTCACGCTGAAGAATTGGTCGGTCTTGGATGAATACATGAAGAGCGACCGCTTGCGTGACGCCGAGGGCAACGTGCGACCTGTGTTGCTAAGCGAACAAGGGTTTCATGCTCCCGAGGACGACGAGCAATCGCTGCAGCAACAAGTCGCGGCCGTGTTGTACACGTTCCAGCAGCTACGCCAGTTCGATAGCGTGTTGGCATTTGATTACCATCGATCAGTCGATCACAGCGGCGAAGGCGGGCTGCTTCTCGGGCTTCGTGGATTGAGCAGCAAGGAACATCCACGAGGCAAACCGAAACCGGCGTGGAATGCGTTTCGCGCGATCGGAACACCACAAGAATCCGAACTGCTTTCGCGGTACAAGGACGTCTGGAGTTCGTCGAGCGAATGA
- the nadB gene encoding L-aspartate oxidase, translated as MITPRYLLPFDSRRALHRFTDVLVIGGGLAGLRAANAVEPNLSVLVITKDELRESNSNYAQGGIAGVLDPEDCFDDHIRDTLIAGGNLCDREVVERVVHEGPRRIEELIHWGTQFDKSEGELALGREGGHSHERIVHAMGDATGREVMRAVIARSREASNIDIWENAFTVDLLSQEGRCHGAIVVSSDGRPTMVWAKETILCTGGVGQVYRESTNPPVATGDGTSLAYRAGVQLRDMEFIQFHPTVLYIAGSSRSLITEAVRGDGAYLRDATGHRFMPDYDSRGELAPRDVVSQSIVNQMNETAHPCVYLDLSHLNAEHVRARFPGIAETCRKFDLDIATDRIPVRPGAHYMIGGVKVDMQGRTSLPGLWAAGEATSSGLHGANRLASNSLLEGLVYGAHAGEAASRSAAEGPHKMVARRIQHASHAQSESIDIADVRVSLKSLMGRLVGVQRDAEGLRQADAQIRSLAAYVMRYQFDKVEGWELQNLLLTAHCMASSALARTESRGVHLRSDFPEPDDENWRCHLSVQIDVDGGMPQKGELMTSPVVTRETSPADASTEL; from the coding sequence ATGATCACACCCCGGTATCTTTTGCCATTCGATTCGCGAAGAGCCCTGCATCGTTTCACCGACGTTCTGGTCATCGGCGGTGGGTTGGCTGGTTTGCGTGCGGCTAACGCGGTCGAACCCAATTTGTCCGTGTTGGTGATCACCAAGGACGAATTGCGAGAGTCCAACAGCAACTACGCCCAGGGTGGCATCGCGGGGGTGCTGGATCCCGAGGACTGCTTCGATGACCACATTCGTGACACACTGATCGCTGGCGGCAATTTGTGCGATCGCGAGGTGGTGGAACGGGTGGTTCACGAAGGCCCGCGGCGGATCGAGGAATTGATCCACTGGGGAACCCAATTCGACAAAAGCGAAGGTGAGCTTGCGTTGGGACGCGAAGGTGGTCACAGCCACGAACGCATCGTTCATGCGATGGGCGATGCCACGGGACGAGAAGTCATGCGAGCCGTGATCGCTCGTTCGCGTGAGGCGTCTAACATCGACATTTGGGAAAACGCGTTCACGGTCGATCTGCTCAGTCAAGAAGGTCGCTGTCACGGCGCGATCGTCGTTTCCAGTGATGGACGTCCAACGATGGTTTGGGCGAAGGAAACGATTCTGTGTACTGGCGGCGTGGGGCAGGTCTATCGCGAATCGACCAACCCACCGGTCGCGACGGGGGACGGAACCTCACTGGCGTATCGGGCCGGCGTGCAACTACGCGACATGGAGTTCATCCAGTTCCATCCCACGGTGCTCTACATCGCAGGGTCGTCGCGATCGCTGATCACGGAGGCCGTTCGAGGCGATGGCGCTTACTTGCGAGACGCCACCGGGCATCGATTCATGCCAGACTACGATTCACGCGGTGAACTCGCGCCGCGGGACGTGGTCAGCCAATCGATCGTCAATCAGATGAACGAGACCGCGCATCCGTGCGTGTATTTGGACTTGTCACATTTGAATGCGGAACACGTTCGAGCCCGCTTCCCCGGCATCGCGGAAACGTGTCGCAAGTTTGACTTGGACATCGCGACGGATCGAATCCCCGTCCGACCGGGGGCTCACTACATGATCGGTGGTGTCAAAGTCGACATGCAAGGACGCACGAGCTTGCCCGGTTTGTGGGCGGCGGGTGAAGCGACCAGTTCAGGGTTGCATGGTGCGAACCGTTTGGCCAGCAACAGCTTGTTGGAAGGTTTGGTGTACGGGGCTCATGCTGGTGAAGCCGCCAGTCGTTCGGCAGCCGAGGGGCCGCACAAGATGGTGGCTCGTCGTATTCAACATGCTAGTCACGCACAATCTGAATCCATCGACATTGCCGATGTTCGCGTTTCGCTCAAAAGTTTGATGGGGCGTTTGGTCGGCGTGCAGCGCGACGCGGAAGGACTGCGGCAGGCGGACGCCCAGATCCGGTCTCTGGCAGCCTACGTGATGCGATATCAGTTCGACAAAGTCGAGGGCTGGGAGCTTCAGAACCTGTTGCTCACCGCGCACTGCATGGCATCCTCCGCGCTGGCTCGAACTGAATCGCGAGGCGTCCATTTACGGAGCGATTTCCCTGAGCCGGACGACGAAAATTGGCGTTGCCATCTGAGCGTGCAAATCGATGTCGACGGAGGCATGCCACAAAAAGGCGAGTTGATGACTTCGCCGGTGGTCACCCGCGAAACCTCCCCCGCAGACGCTTCGACTGAACTATAA
- the pssA gene encoding CDP-diacylglycerol--serine O-phosphatidyltransferase, with product MSELKPRHPLVDDEMLEDDLEMDLESEQQRSRLGRRRKRKRGHRRRLTLAVLPTILTLGNGVCGLAAIAIAVSTASLDWTPESKLFAAGLLIFGGMLFDALDGSAARLTGQASRFGAELDSLCDAVTFGVAPAVIVWRISDVLLQRLTWGIGVLFALCVLIRLARFNVETPEDDDHEGFEGLPSPAAAGTIAAFAIAIPDLADFAVEETYPEWIHQLAQFALNGSHYVIPILALVLAFLMVSRYEYPHVFAQLVRGRRAPHQIGQALFAVVGVVLLHWVALPVVFCYFAFMSPVRSFLQGKSASTAGSNPTTSAESG from the coding sequence ATGAGCGAACTCAAACCACGACACCCCCTGGTCGACGACGAGATGCTCGAGGACGACCTCGAGATGGATCTCGAATCGGAACAGCAACGATCGCGACTGGGCCGCCGCCGAAAACGAAAGCGTGGTCATCGGCGACGTCTGACGTTGGCCGTGCTGCCAACCATTTTGACGCTGGGCAACGGTGTGTGTGGTTTGGCCGCGATCGCGATCGCCGTCAGCACCGCCTCGCTTGATTGGACGCCCGAATCGAAATTGTTCGCTGCCGGTTTGCTGATCTTTGGCGGCATGCTGTTCGATGCGTTGGATGGATCGGCGGCACGTTTGACGGGACAAGCCAGCCGCTTTGGTGCTGAATTGGATTCTTTGTGCGACGCGGTGACCTTTGGTGTTGCTCCGGCGGTCATCGTGTGGCGGATCAGCGACGTGCTGCTACAACGATTGACGTGGGGTATCGGCGTGCTGTTCGCGTTGTGTGTGTTGATCCGGTTGGCGCGTTTCAATGTCGAAACGCCCGAAGACGACGACCACGAAGGCTTCGAAGGCTTGCCCTCACCCGCCGCGGCCGGAACCATCGCGGCATTCGCCATTGCAATCCCCGACTTGGCTGACTTTGCCGTCGAAGAAACCTATCCCGAATGGATTCATCAACTGGCGCAGTTCGCTCTAAACGGATCGCACTACGTGATTCCGATCTTGGCATTGGTGCTCGCGTTCCTGATGGTTTCGCGTTACGAGTACCCACACGTATTCGCTCAACTGGTTCGCGGCCGACGAGCACCACACCAAATTGGTCAAGCCTTGTTCGCTGTCGTTGGTGTTGTGTTGCTGCACTGGGTCGCTCTGCCCGTTGTCTTTTGTTACTTCGCGTTCATGTCACCCGTGCGTAGTTTCCTGCAAGGCAAATCAGCGAGCACCGCTGGTTCGAATCCAACAACGTCGGCCGAAAGCGGATGA
- a CDS encoding MBOAT family O-acyltransferase, which produces MNFTQLEFLIFLAVVVAVTWCLRQRNARNVWLLVASYYFYAYWDFRFCGLLLLSTIVDFAVAQQIHRSHEATVRRRWLWVSLAVNLGMLGFFKYFNFFLDTAKPLVEAVGLNASTLPIVLPVGISFFTFQTLSYTIDVYRRKLTPTSRFLDFALYVAFFPQLVAGPIVRAVHLLPQLSTVPRWRKLRFYNGFQQLLRGAVKKVLIADHLAALVDGVFAGPELYSSLTVWLAVVGYAGQIYYDFSGYSDMAIGIAKMLGYRFPVNFRHPYWSVSIGEFWHRWHITLSTWLRDYLFIPLGGSRGSQLQTARNLMLTMTLGGLWHGAAMTFVLWGIWHGLALVASRVRTFRFPRFTNWLMTLGIVLFGWVLFRAETAADAWVIYQRLIGLRVDVPLTADGSLMWQQPGSMLWLPPLPLLAIACMFAEHLAWRTQLRRWMRLPIDNWFSPVATSILLWALLLYAPRGFRPFVYFQF; this is translated from the coding sequence GTGAATTTTACTCAGTTGGAGTTTTTGATCTTCCTTGCGGTCGTCGTTGCCGTGACTTGGTGCCTTCGCCAACGCAACGCACGCAACGTTTGGTTGCTGGTCGCCAGCTACTACTTCTATGCGTATTGGGACTTTCGATTCTGCGGATTGTTGTTGCTTTCGACGATCGTTGACTTCGCCGTTGCTCAGCAGATCCATCGCTCGCACGAAGCAACGGTTCGCAGACGCTGGCTTTGGGTGAGTCTGGCCGTCAACTTAGGAATGCTGGGGTTTTTCAAGTATTTCAACTTCTTTCTCGATACCGCCAAGCCATTGGTCGAAGCCGTCGGCCTGAACGCCAGCACGCTTCCAATCGTGTTGCCAGTGGGAATTTCCTTCTTCACGTTTCAAACGCTCAGCTACACGATCGACGTTTACCGGCGAAAGCTCACACCCACGTCGCGGTTCCTTGACTTCGCCTTGTATGTGGCATTCTTCCCGCAATTGGTGGCCGGCCCCATCGTTCGCGCGGTGCATCTGCTGCCGCAACTATCAACCGTGCCCCGATGGAGAAAGCTGCGTTTCTACAACGGATTTCAACAGTTGCTTCGCGGCGCGGTCAAGAAAGTGCTGATCGCGGACCACTTGGCCGCGCTGGTCGACGGCGTTTTCGCTGGGCCTGAGTTGTATTCCTCGCTGACGGTTTGGCTCGCTGTGGTCGGGTACGCCGGTCAGATCTACTACGACTTTTCCGGCTACAGCGACATGGCGATTGGAATCGCGAAAATGCTGGGGTACCGGTTCCCGGTCAACTTTCGACATCCCTATTGGTCCGTCTCCATCGGTGAGTTTTGGCACCGATGGCACATCACATTGTCCACCTGGCTGCGCGACTATCTTTTCATCCCGCTTGGTGGTTCACGTGGATCCCAATTGCAAACCGCCCGGAACTTGATGCTGACGATGACGCTCGGCGGACTCTGGCACGGCGCCGCCATGACGTTTGTCCTATGGGGCATTTGGCACGGACTCGCATTGGTTGCCAGTCGCGTTCGAACATTCCGTTTCCCCCGGTTCACCAATTGGTTGATGACGTTGGGCATCGTGCTGTTTGGCTGGGTGCTGTTCCGAGCCGAAACCGCCGCGGACGCTTGGGTAATCTATCAACGTCTGATCGGACTAAGAGTTGACGTTCCCTTGACCGCTGACGGTTCACTGATGTGGCAACAACCGGGCTCGATGCTTTGGCTGCCTCCGCTTCCGCTCTTGGCGATCGCGTGCATGTTCGCCGAACACTTGGCTTGGCGAACGCAACTGAGACGGTGGATGCGACTGCCGATAGACAATTGGTTCTCGCCGGTTGCGACGTCGATCTTGTTGTGGGCGCTGTTGCTGTACGCCCCTCGCGGCTTTCGTCCGTTCGTCTACTTTCAGTTTTGA
- a CDS encoding NAD(P)-dependent oxidoreductase: MSDTQSLPRIGWIGTGVMGSSMCGHLLKGGYAVAVTTRTKEKASDLLAAGATWCATPKEVAEQSDVIFTIVGYPRDVRQVILDPESGVLAGAKPGSVVVDMTTSEPSLAVEIAEHAAQKQVASLDAPVSGGDTGARNGALSIMVGGDADALQRVRPMLEIMGKTIVHQGGPGAGQHTKMVNQILIATNMIGVCEALIYGHRAGLDLPTVLQSVGSGAAGSWSLSNLGPRIIGNDFDPGFYVEHFIKDMGIALAESRRMKLSMPGLALAEQLYQAVAAQGHERDGTQALALAIANLSGLDWKTRT; this comes from the coding sequence ATGTCAGACACCCAATCACTTCCACGAATCGGATGGATTGGAACGGGAGTGATGGGATCCAGCATGTGCGGTCACTTGCTGAAAGGTGGTTACGCCGTCGCGGTCACCACGCGAACCAAAGAAAAGGCCAGCGATTTGTTGGCGGCGGGGGCAACGTGGTGTGCAACACCGAAAGAAGTCGCGGAACAGAGCGACGTGATCTTCACCATCGTTGGTTACCCGCGAGACGTCCGGCAGGTCATTCTGGATCCTGAATCGGGAGTGCTGGCGGGTGCGAAGCCCGGTAGCGTCGTGGTGGACATGACCACCAGCGAACCATCGCTGGCCGTCGAGATCGCGGAGCATGCCGCGCAGAAACAGGTGGCATCGTTGGATGCACCGGTTTCCGGCGGCGACACGGGAGCACGCAACGGGGCACTGTCCATCATGGTCGGCGGCGATGCGGATGCGTTGCAACGCGTTCGTCCGATGCTAGAGATCATGGGCAAAACGATTGTCCATCAAGGTGGACCGGGTGCCGGTCAGCACACCAAAATGGTCAATCAAATTTTGATCGCGACGAACATGATCGGCGTTTGCGAAGCTTTGATTTATGGGCATCGTGCCGGTTTGGATCTGCCAACGGTGTTGCAGTCGGTCGGTTCGGGCGCGGCGGGAAGTTGGTCGCTCAGCAACTTGGGACCGCGAATCATCGGCAATGATTTTGACCCGGGTTTCTACGTGGAACACTTCATCAAGGACATGGGCATCGCTTTGGCTGAGTCACGCCGAATGAAGTTGTCGATGCCTGGGTTGGCCTTGGCGGAACAGCTTTATCAAGCCGTCGCCGCACAAGGGCACGAACGCGATGGCACGCAGGCACTCGCATTGGCAATCGCGAATTTGTCCGGTTTGGATTGGAAGACGCGGACGTGA